One genomic segment of Chitinophaga sancti includes these proteins:
- a CDS encoding DNA starvation/stationary phase protection protein, producing the protein MKASIGIKENYLAEVAHSLGKILADEFVLYTKTRKAHWCVTGADFHSKHLFFEAQYGQLEEIVDTVAERIRSLGHFPPATLKEYLALTHLSEQSREKNDSVGFIEELLADHESILIHLRENINGYAQAFHDAGTSDYITGLMEIHEKMAWMLRAHLE; encoded by the coding sequence ATGAAAGCATCTATCGGAATTAAGGAAAATTACCTGGCAGAAGTAGCCCATTCATTAGGCAAAATTTTAGCTGATGAATTCGTGTTGTACACAAAGACCCGCAAAGCACACTGGTGTGTAACCGGCGCAGACTTTCACAGCAAACACCTCTTCTTCGAAGCACAATACGGACAGCTGGAAGAGATCGTAGACACCGTAGCAGAAAGGATCAGAAGCCTGGGCCACTTTCCGCCTGCCACTCTAAAAGAATACCTGGCACTGACGCACCTTTCTGAACAGAGCAGAGAAAAAAATGACAGCGTTGGTTTTATCGAAGAACTGCTGGCAGACCATGAAAGCATTCTCATTCACCTGAGAGAAAATATCAATGGTTATGCACAGGCATTTCACGATGCAGGTACCAGCGATTATATCACAGGACTGATGGAAATACATGAAAAAATGGCCTGGATGCTGAGAGCGCATCTGGAATAA